The following are encoded together in the Arcticibacterium luteifluviistationis genome:
- a CDS encoding sensor histidine kinase yields MLERISSSSFIIVRAIAFLVIAISGIAIYGWVVDSFDLITLFSDSATMKFNTALCFCLTGFSVLVFSRKRHVFHKIAIFLTFAIGVYTVLEYAFAFSFSLDNLFVKDNLSSKYPGRMSLGTAICFILMATAKSFSRYRAVKFKRKAIYFLGVILLICILSIITFVLQIPIAGSVFLIDTMSFSTSVLFILLCFAIFKKNNSYGLARSYLKGLAGNRLMKFLFPFVLILPITLSYVLLQLISNGKIDIESGIVLYTLVFTLGGVLYVSFLGIKLNKLDFKRKKLQEFFRTSNEELNQFKYALDQSCLTTITNAEGVITYANDRFCEISKYSRDEILGQTNEILTSNFHSKSFFDNMWTTIKSGEVWTGGIKTKAKDGTFFWVHTAIVPFKDKDGEVYQYLDIRQDITKEKTLSEQYENLKLRNQEIEQFTFIASHDLQEPLNTLKSIVNLLVEEYGPKLDDEAKKYMGFMMETTSRMELLIKGLLDYSRLGRDNSLESISAGEEVNRVLDDLSFIIKESDAKIYVEKLPSLKVYPIEFRLLIQNLLVNSVKFSRKGVVPEIKISALDKGDFWEFTLADNGIGIEKEYSQKVFAIFTRLNHRDDFEGTGIGLAHCEKIVRLHGGTIWFESKVGVGTTFHFTISKNLT; encoded by the coding sequence ATGCTTGAGAGAATTAGTTCAAGTTCATTTATCATCGTTAGAGCTATTGCTTTTTTGGTAATTGCTATAAGTGGCATTGCTATTTATGGCTGGGTAGTGGATTCTTTTGACCTAATTACACTGTTTTCAGATTCGGCCACTATGAAGTTCAATACTGCATTGTGTTTCTGTTTGACTGGGTTTAGCGTATTAGTTTTTTCAAGGAAAAGGCATGTTTTTCATAAAATCGCAATTTTTCTAACTTTTGCCATTGGTGTATATACGGTATTGGAGTATGCTTTTGCTTTTTCATTTAGTTTAGACAATCTATTTGTGAAAGATAATCTTTCTTCCAAATATCCGGGGAGAATGTCGCTAGGTACTGCCATTTGCTTCATATTGATGGCTACAGCTAAATCATTTTCACGTTATAGGGCAGTTAAATTTAAAAGAAAGGCAATATACTTTTTAGGTGTTATCCTTTTGATTTGTATTCTATCCATTATCACTTTTGTACTTCAGATACCTATAGCGGGAAGTGTTTTTTTGATAGACACCATGTCCTTTAGTACGTCTGTCTTGTTTATCCTATTATGCTTTGCTATTTTCAAAAAGAACAACTCTTATGGATTAGCAAGAAGTTATCTAAAAGGCTTAGCAGGTAACAGGTTAATGAAGTTTCTGTTTCCTTTTGTATTAATACTACCCATTACGCTAAGTTATGTTTTGCTTCAGCTAATTAGTAATGGCAAAATAGACATAGAGTCTGGTATTGTTCTTTATACGCTTGTTTTTACATTAGGGGGCGTCTTGTACGTATCTTTTTTAGGTATTAAGCTGAATAAACTAGATTTCAAAAGGAAGAAATTGCAAGAGTTTTTTAGAACGTCTAATGAAGAGCTTAATCAGTTTAAGTATGCACTAGATCAGAGCTGCTTAACCACCATCACAAATGCGGAAGGTGTAATAACTTATGCGAATGATAGGTTCTGTGAAATTTCGAAATACTCTAGGGATGAAATCTTGGGTCAAACAAACGAAATTCTTACTTCTAATTTTCATTCAAAGAGCTTTTTTGACAACATGTGGACTACTATTAAGTCTGGTGAAGTTTGGACAGGAGGAATAAAAACTAAGGCAAAGGATGGTACTTTCTTTTGGGTTCATACGGCTATTGTACCCTTTAAGGATAAAGATGGGGAAGTTTATCAATACCTAGATATTCGTCAGGATATCACGAAGGAAAAAACACTTTCAGAGCAATATGAAAACTTGAAACTTAGAAATCAGGAAATTGAGCAGTTTACTTTTATAGCGTCTCATGATTTACAAGAGCCGCTTAATACACTGAAGTCTATTGTTAATTTACTGGTAGAAGAATATGGCCCAAAGTTAGACGACGAGGCTAAAAAATATATGGGTTTCATGATGGAAACCACTTCTAGAATGGAACTGCTCATTAAGGGTTTGTTAGATTATTCTAGACTGGGGAGAGACAACAGCCTTGAGAGTATTAGTGCAGGAGAAGAAGTAAATAGAGTTTTGGATGATTTGTCATTTATTATTAAGGAGTCTGATGCTAAGATTTATGTAGAAAAACTTCCTAGCTTGAAAGTGTACCCAATTGAGTTTAGGCTTTTAATTCAAAACCTCCTTGTCAATTCAGTAAAATTTAGTCGTAAAGGTGTGGTGCCAGAAATTAAAATATCAGCTTTAGATAAAGGAGATTTCTGGGAATTCACGTTGGCTGATAATGGAATAGGCATTGAAAAAGAATATAGTCAAAAAGTTTTTGCGATATTTACTCGACTTAACCATCGTGACGATTTCGAAGGAACAGGGATAGGCCTCGCTCATTGTGAGAAAATTGTAAGGCTTCACGGTGGAACCATTTGGTTTGAGTCTAAAGTTGGCGTAGGTACTACTTTCCACTTTACTATTAGTAAAAATCTAACTTAG
- a CDS encoding response regulator translates to MDVMLESILLVDDDHITNFIHQKIIDNLKCAKHVKVAKNGLEAIDYLKQDSTVLPDLIFLDINMPKMNGWEFLEAYGNLDNEGKENTVIIILTTSQNPDDFEKAKASPYVKVIENKPLTKDMISNIVTYYFPD, encoded by the coding sequence ATGGATGTTATGCTTGAGAGTATTTTGTTGGTAGACGATGACCATATTACTAATTTTATTCACCAAAAAATTATTGACAATTTAAAGTGTGCTAAGCACGTGAAAGTTGCTAAAAATGGTTTGGAGGCGATTGATTACCTTAAGCAAGATTCTACAGTTCTTCCAGATTTGATATTTTTAGATATTAATATGCCCAAAATGAATGGGTGGGAGTTTTTAGAAGCGTATGGAAACCTGGATAATGAGGGGAAAGAGAATACCGTTATTATAATATTAACGACTTCTCAAAATCCTGATGATTTTGAAAAGGCTAAAGCAAGTCCTTACGTGAAAGTTATTGAGAACAAGCCACTTACGAAAGATATGATAAGCAATATTGTGACTTATTATTTTCCCGATTGA